A window of the Methanoregula sp. UBA64 genome harbors these coding sequences:
- the ileS gene encoding isoleucine--tRNA ligase, giving the protein MKEVTANFSAKDIEREVQEFWRTHDTYKAVKEQRERSGRAFFFVDGPPYTTGQIHLGTAWNKIIKDSILRYHRMNGKNVIDRAGYDMHGLPIEVKVEQKLGFASKKDIETFGIEKFIHECREFAIKNKELMDAQFENLGIWMDFKNAYQTIKPWYVEAAWWTLAKAQEKGMLERGYRVVNWCPRCETAIADAEVEYWDETDPSVFVKFPIRGKTDEYLVIWTTTPWTLPANVAVAVGKEFVYARVHAEKNGHEEFLWVAEDLVKSVLKKGRYQKFDILEKKNGADLVGWEYDSPLLEKVPLQKEIAHRVVAADFVAMENTGMVHIAPGHGWDDYVLGTKEKLAIVCPVDGAGKFRPEAGIFAGKFVRDANQDVLDALGERLLATEKITHRYGHCWRCKTPIIFRATSQWFLKASEMRDLMLSEVKKVTWYPEWAGSARFYDWIKEARDWCVSRQRYWGIPIPVWVCDKCDQYRVIGTIAELEKASGQAVPDPHRPFVDKVTIPCACGGTMKRVGDIFDVWFDSAVASWATVGFPAKTEEFEKLWPADFITEGQDQTRGWFYSQLGASTIAFGKAPYKSVCMHGFALDAEGRKMSKSLGNVVAPEEVVAKVGVDVLRLYVLSSSAPWDDLKFNWDGVATVNRTINILWNVYRFPMPYMILDTFEPEAKDGTWDGSFIRSHLRELPDEDRWIVSRINTVAGIVDAATKECQLHRATREILNFILEDLSRWYVQLVRPRMWLEGESEQKIFAYETIYYVMRRLVGLMAPFAPHITEEIYRNLRCANDPASVHMLDWQACDNALVNHELEHAMELARSFDDAVQNARQAGKRKLRWPVGEVVIVTAKPEVKDAVARLNAICMDRANARKVTVVMGRWERIGWHAEPVMKALGKGFGKNSFAVKGLIEAADGNAIKAAVDAGQTYTLEKDGAKFEIGTDHVTFTEKMPTDIFSAPMEDATVYVDVALTPDLEAEGYAREIIRRIQEMRRQLDLAVEDFIAVDVAVKDERVCTLVGAGWKPGIAEEVRAKTLALHNAAEPAPSSYQLSKDWDVEGIAMTIGISKAA; this is encoded by the coding sequence TTGAAGGAAGTCACCGCAAATTTTTCCGCGAAAGATATCGAACGTGAGGTGCAGGAGTTCTGGCGCACCCACGATACGTACAAGGCAGTAAAGGAACAGCGCGAGCGCTCCGGCCGGGCGTTCTTCTTTGTGGACGGGCCGCCGTACACCACGGGCCAGATCCATCTCGGCACCGCGTGGAACAAGATCATAAAAGACTCGATCCTGCGCTACCACCGGATGAACGGGAAAAACGTGATCGACCGGGCCGGCTACGATATGCACGGCCTCCCGATCGAAGTCAAAGTCGAGCAGAAGCTGGGCTTTGCCTCGAAAAAGGATATCGAGACCTTCGGGATCGAGAAGTTCATCCACGAGTGCCGGGAGTTTGCCATAAAGAACAAGGAACTGATGGACGCCCAGTTCGAGAACCTCGGGATCTGGATGGATTTTAAAAATGCGTACCAGACGATCAAGCCCTGGTACGTGGAGGCCGCGTGGTGGACGCTCGCAAAAGCCCAGGAGAAGGGGATGCTCGAACGCGGGTACCGGGTCGTGAACTGGTGCCCCCGGTGCGAGACGGCGATCGCGGACGCCGAGGTCGAGTACTGGGACGAGACCGACCCTTCCGTCTTTGTGAAGTTCCCGATCAGGGGAAAAACTGACGAGTACCTCGTCATCTGGACGACAACGCCCTGGACGCTTCCCGCGAACGTCGCGGTCGCGGTAGGTAAGGAGTTCGTGTACGCCCGGGTCCATGCCGAGAAGAACGGGCACGAAGAGTTCCTCTGGGTGGCTGAGGACCTTGTCAAGTCCGTGCTCAAGAAGGGACGGTACCAGAAGTTCGATATTTTGGAGAAGAAGAACGGCGCCGATCTGGTCGGCTGGGAATACGACTCCCCGCTGCTCGAAAAAGTCCCGCTCCAGAAGGAGATCGCCCACCGGGTCGTTGCCGCGGACTTTGTGGCAATGGAAAATACCGGCATGGTTCACATTGCGCCGGGCCACGGGTGGGACGACTACGTGCTCGGGACAAAGGAGAAGCTCGCCATCGTCTGCCCGGTGGACGGGGCAGGGAAGTTCCGGCCCGAGGCCGGGATCTTTGCCGGCAAATTTGTCCGGGACGCAAACCAGGACGTGCTCGACGCCCTTGGCGAGCGCCTGCTTGCAACCGAGAAGATCACCCACCGGTACGGCCACTGCTGGCGCTGCAAGACACCGATCATCTTCCGCGCCACCTCCCAGTGGTTCCTCAAAGCCTCCGAGATGCGGGACCTCATGCTCTCCGAGGTCAAAAAGGTCACGTGGTACCCCGAGTGGGCCGGCAGCGCCCGGTTCTACGACTGGATCAAGGAGGCCCGGGACTGGTGCGTATCCCGCCAGCGCTACTGGGGCATCCCGATCCCGGTCTGGGTCTGCGACAAATGCGATCAGTACCGGGTCATCGGCACGATTGCCGAACTCGAAAAAGCAAGCGGGCAGGCCGTTCCCGATCCCCACCGCCCGTTCGTGGACAAGGTCACGATCCCCTGCGCGTGCGGCGGCACGATGAAGCGGGTCGGGGACATCTTCGATGTCTGGTTCGACTCCGCGGTCGCATCGTGGGCAACGGTCGGCTTCCCGGCAAAGACCGAAGAGTTCGAAAAACTCTGGCCTGCGGACTTCATCACCGAGGGGCAGGACCAGACCCGGGGCTGGTTCTACTCGCAGCTCGGCGCAAGTACGATCGCATTCGGGAAAGCGCCGTACAAGAGCGTCTGCATGCATGGCTTTGCGCTCGATGCCGAAGGCCGCAAGATGTCAAAGAGCCTCGGGAACGTGGTCGCTCCCGAGGAGGTTGTGGCAAAAGTCGGGGTCGATGTGCTCCGGCTCTACGTGCTCTCCAGCTCTGCACCCTGGGACGACTTAAAGTTCAACTGGGACGGGGTTGCGACCGTCAACCGCACGATAAACATCCTCTGGAACGTGTACCGGTTCCCGATGCCGTACATGATCCTCGACACGTTCGAGCCCGAGGCAAAGGACGGGACGTGGGACGGTTCGTTTATCCGGTCGCACCTCCGCGAGCTTCCCGATGAGGACCGCTGGATCGTTTCACGGATTAACACGGTCGCCGGCATTGTCGATGCCGCGACAAAAGAGTGCCAGCTCCACCGGGCAACCCGGGAGATCCTCAACTTCATCCTCGAAGACCTCTCGCGCTGGTACGTCCAGCTGGTCCGGCCCCGGATGTGGCTCGAAGGCGAGTCCGAGCAGAAGATCTTTGCCTACGAGACGATCTACTACGTGATGCGCCGGCTCGTCGGCCTCATGGCGCCGTTTGCCCCGCACATCACCGAAGAGATCTACCGGAACCTCCGGTGCGCCAATGACCCGGCGAGCGTGCACATGCTCGACTGGCAGGCCTGCGACAATGCGCTCGTCAACCACGAGCTCGAACACGCCATGGAGCTCGCCCGCTCGTTCGACGACGCGGTCCAGAACGCACGGCAGGCAGGAAAGAGGAAACTGCGCTGGCCGGTGGGCGAGGTCGTGATCGTGACGGCAAAACCGGAAGTAAAGGACGCCGTCGCCCGGCTTAACGCGATCTGCATGGACCGGGCCAATGCCCGCAAAGTCACGGTCGTGATGGGCCGCTGGGAGCGGATCGGGTGGCACGCGGAGCCGGTGATGAAGGCGCTCGGGAAAGGGTTCGGGAAGAATTCCTTTGCGGTCAAGGGCCTCATCGAAGCAGCGGACGGGAACGCGATCAAGGCGGCAGTCGATGCCGGGCAGACGTACACGCTCGAAAAGGACGGCGCGAAGTTCGAGATCGGCACCGACCACGTGACGTTTACGGAGAAAATGCCGACCGATATCTTCTCGGCCCCGATGGAGGACGCGACGGTGTACGTGGACGTTGCCCTCACGCCCGATCTCGAAGCGGAAGGCTATGCCCGCGAGATCATCCGCCGGATCCAGGAGATGCGCCGGCAGCTCGATCTCGCGGTCGAGGACTTCATCGCGGTCGATGTGGCGGTCAAGGACGAGCGGGTCTGCACTCTCGTGGGAGCAGGCTGGAAACCCGGGATTGCCGAAGAGGTCCGGGCAAAGACGCTTGCGCTCCACAATGCTGCGGAGCCGGCTCCGTCATCATACCAGTTATCCAAAGACTGGGATGTCGAAGGGATCGCGATGACCATCGGGATCTCGAAGGCGGCGTAA
- a CDS encoding DUF5615 family PIN-like protein translates to MNLLADENIPASIVRDLLKDGHDVVWIREESPGVPDAEVLHQARRKNRIILTFDKDFGELAIRDQAAPCPGIILIRVFKKDPSDLAEYIREIIRSRQDWAGHFSVIEDERIRMRPLSR, encoded by the coding sequence ATGAACCTGCTTGCCGATGAGAATATACCGGCATCGATTGTCCGGGATCTTTTGAAAGATGGGCACGATGTTGTATGGATTCGCGAGGAATCGCCCGGTGTCCCGGATGCCGAAGTCCTGCATCAGGCTCGCCGGAAAAACCGGATCATCCTGACATTTGACAAGGATTTCGGCGAACTGGCAATACGCGATCAGGCAGCCCCCTGCCCGGGCATTATCCTGATACGTGTATTCAAAAAGGATCCGTCGGATCTGGCAGAATATATCCGGGAAATAATCCGATCGCGCCAGGACTGGGCGGGCCATTTCTCAGTTATTGAAGATGAGCGGATCCGGATGCGGCCGCTCTCGCGATAA
- a CDS encoding DUF433 domain-containing protein translates to MNTVSRIVLDPSILAGKPVIRGTRISVDLVLELLASGWQEAMILKEYPGLEHEDILACIRYAQEIVRSERVYSTSPQEKIAG, encoded by the coding sequence ATGAATACGGTCTCACGGATTGTTCTGGATCCCTCTATCCTGGCCGGCAAACCGGTGATCCGGGGGACACGGATCTCAGTCGATCTTGTTCTCGAACTCCTCGCATCCGGCTGGCAGGAAGCGATGATCCTCAAGGAGTATCCGGGACTGGAGCACGAGGATATCCTTGCCTGCATACGCTATGCCCAGGAAATTGTCAGATCCGAGCGAGTCTATTCTACATCCCCGCAGGAAAAGATTGCCGGATGA
- a CDS encoding magnesium transporter CorA family protein — translation MQQIILTRKDGDRDITSCVSTIEDGAWIRLFNTSENELKTLSDSCDVPLDFLKAALDEEERPRIDTEDGVVLVVIDIPAMMENEGIKTLTTLPLGIIVTEKNIITVCKYESHLLEDFLSGKVRHFATFKKTRFLFQIFYRNASLYLHNLRQIEKSISHIESELHRSLKNEELFHMMEMQKSLIYFSTSLKSNEVVLERIMRVKPLRMYEEDSELLDDVIIENKQALEMSQIYLHIINGMTDTFATIISNNLNIVMKFLASVTIILAIPTMIASFYGMNVGDIPLAGRPFAFETIFIISFMISAAMGILMWRKKIF, via the coding sequence ATGCAGCAGATCATTCTTACCAGAAAAGACGGGGACCGGGACATTACCTCCTGTGTCAGTACGATCGAAGACGGCGCATGGATCCGGCTGTTCAATACCTCCGAGAACGAGCTCAAAACTCTTTCCGATTCCTGTGACGTCCCGCTCGATTTCCTAAAGGCCGCACTCGATGAGGAGGAACGGCCGCGTATCGATACCGAGGACGGGGTTGTGCTTGTTGTCATCGATATCCCGGCCATGATGGAGAACGAGGGTATCAAAACCTTAACAACGCTGCCGCTCGGGATCATCGTTACCGAGAAAAACATCATAACGGTCTGCAAGTACGAGTCCCACCTGCTCGAAGATTTCCTGTCCGGAAAGGTCCGGCACTTCGCAACGTTCAAGAAGACCCGGTTTTTGTTCCAGATCTTTTACCGGAACGCGTCCCTGTACCTGCACAACCTCCGCCAGATCGAGAAATCGATCTCGCATATCGAATCCGAGCTTCACCGGTCCTTAAAGAACGAGGAACTCTTCCATATGATGGAGATGCAAAAGAGCCTCATCTACTTCTCGACCTCGCTCAAGAGCAACGAAGTGGTACTCGAACGGATCATGCGGGTCAAACCCCTGCGGATGTACGAGGAGGATTCAGAGCTCCTCGACGATGTTATCATCGAGAACAAGCAGGCGCTCGAGATGTCGCAGATCTACCTGCACATCATCAACGGTATGACCGATACGTTTGCAACGATCATTTCGAACAACCTAAACATCGTGATGAAGTTCTTGGCCTCGGTCACGATCATCCTTGCGATCCCCACGATGATTGCCAGTTTCTACGGGATGAACGTGGGCGATATCCCGCTCGCCGGCCGGCCGTTTGCGTTCGAGACGATCTTTATCATCTCGTTTATGATCTCGGCTGCTATGGGCATCCTGATGTGGAGAAAAAAGATCTTCTGA
- a CDS encoding tRNA(His) guanylyltransferase Thg1 family protein: MEDREIFANLVTVPPVFVRLDGRAFHGLTKKLGFARPFDDRFSGAMEQVSRLLVGESGLAPVFAYTFSDEISLYFRELPFSGRVEKIDSVAASFAASALTLSLGVDEPLAFDARIVIATPEVAVEYMAGRQDEAWRNHLNAYCQQALVSEGMSMAEAAEKLRGLPAQELHEMMHERGVNLAKTPAWQRRGILVCKKPVTKEGYNPLTQEQVIVQRSTVAADRDLPLFTTPEGQAFLKDLIAGSPGS; the protein is encoded by the coding sequence ATGGAGGATCGCGAGATATTTGCAAACCTTGTCACGGTCCCCCCGGTCTTTGTCCGGCTCGACGGCCGGGCATTCCACGGCCTGACAAAAAAACTCGGATTTGCCCGGCCCTTTGACGACCGGTTCAGCGGGGCGATGGAGCAGGTCTCGCGGCTGCTCGTGGGAGAGAGTGGCCTTGCCCCGGTCTTTGCCTATACGTTCTCGGATGAGATCAGCCTGTACTTCCGCGAGCTCCCGTTCTCGGGCCGCGTGGAGAAGATCGATTCGGTTGCCGCCTCGTTCGCGGCGAGCGCCCTCACGCTCTCCCTTGGTGTGGACGAGCCGCTCGCATTCGATGCCCGGATCGTGATCGCGACCCCCGAGGTTGCGGTTGAGTACATGGCGGGGCGGCAGGACGAGGCATGGCGCAACCACCTCAACGCATACTGCCAGCAGGCGCTCGTCTCGGAGGGAATGAGCATGGCAGAGGCGGCAGAAAAACTCCGCGGTCTTCCGGCACAGGAACTTCACGAGATGATGCATGAGCGGGGCGTTAACCTTGCAAAGACGCCGGCCTGGCAGCGTCGGGGGATCCTGGTCTGCAAAAAACCGGTAACAAAGGAGGGCTACAACCCGCTGACACAAGAGCAGGTGATCGTGCAGCGGAGCACGGTTGCCGCCGACCGCGACCTCCCGCTCTTTACTACTCCCGAAGGCCAGGCCTTCCTCAAAGACCTGATCGCCGGCAGCCCGGGATCTTAA
- a CDS encoding PRC-barrel domain-containing protein, with amino-acid sequence METQITDLFGLAIYTDKGMYIGEVDDVVIDVDSKKIEALVVGKVNDQLFELKNYKGLKIPYRIISAIDDIVLIRHLPGAFSGSGTIEEQQ; translated from the coding sequence ATGGAAACCCAGATTACGGATTTATTCGGGCTCGCAATCTACACGGACAAGGGCATGTATATCGGGGAAGTCGACGATGTTGTCATTGACGTGGACTCCAAAAAGATCGAGGCGCTTGTCGTGGGCAAGGTCAACGATCAGCTCTTCGAGCTCAAGAACTACAAGGGCCTCAAGATCCCGTACCGGATCATCAGCGCCATCGACGATATTGTCCTCATCCGCCACTTACCCGGCGCATTCTCGGGATCCGGCACGATCGAGGAACAGCAGTAA
- a CDS encoding site-2 protease family protein, translating to MDGSLRIGRLFDIPILLHYTFLLVIPLFAFIIGSEIGPTTDMLKEIFAVQIDTSLITSGFMPWILGTVVALGLFLGVFVHELAHSLVARAKGIRMQSITLLMFGGVAQMEEGTPEPKTELPMALAGPLMSLAFGLLCSGLVYVVPDMTSDPGYQGLLVFVFGYLGLLNIILCLFNLIPAFPMDGGRVLRAVLATRMPLDRATGIAATVGKIFAVIFGIVGLVFLSPFLVLIALFVYIGASMESTAVKYHFLLEDVTVGSMMTTPVTTVPANLPLAKVVEMMYASKHLGFPVTDRDMLIGMVTLADVNRTSPIDRDAMQVKDVMTRENIVTLPPEAPVMEALHLMTTRNIGRIPIVQDNHIVGIVTRTDIIKVTELKKV from the coding sequence ATGGACGGATCTCTTCGGATCGGGCGGCTTTTCGACATCCCGATCCTTCTTCATTACACTTTTCTCCTGGTCATCCCGCTTTTCGCGTTTATTATCGGGAGCGAGATCGGGCCGACCACCGATATGCTTAAGGAAATTTTTGCGGTACAGATCGACACGTCCCTGATCACCTCCGGGTTCATGCCGTGGATCCTCGGGACGGTCGTTGCCCTCGGGCTCTTTTTGGGCGTCTTTGTCCACGAGCTCGCCCATTCCCTCGTGGCCCGGGCAAAGGGCATCAGGATGCAGAGCATCACGCTTTTAATGTTCGGCGGTGTCGCCCAGATGGAAGAAGGGACGCCGGAGCCAAAGACAGAACTCCCCATGGCACTTGCCGGGCCGCTCATGAGCCTCGCGTTCGGGCTGTTGTGCAGCGGGCTTGTCTATGTTGTCCCGGATATGACGTCCGACCCCGGTTACCAGGGCCTTCTCGTCTTTGTCTTCGGGTACCTCGGGCTCTTAAACATCATCCTCTGCCTCTTCAACCTGATCCCGGCGTTTCCCATGGACGGCGGCCGGGTGCTCCGGGCGGTGCTTGCCACCCGGATGCCGCTTGACCGGGCAACGGGAATCGCGGCAACGGTCGGCAAGATCTTTGCAGTGATCTTCGGGATTGTGGGCCTTGTCTTCCTCTCGCCCTTTTTGGTGCTCATCGCGCTCTTTGTCTATATCGGGGCGAGCATGGAATCGACTGCGGTAAAATACCATTTCCTCTTAGAGGACGTGACCGTGGGGAGCATGATGACGACCCCGGTTACCACGGTCCCTGCAAACCTGCCGCTTGCAAAAGTCGTGGAGATGATGTACGCGAGCAAGCACCTCGGTTTCCCGGTCACCGACCGCGACATGCTGATCGGGATGGTGACCCTTGCGGACGTAAACCGGACCTCGCCCATCGACCGCGATGCCATGCAGGTAAAAGATGTCATGACCCGGGAGAACATTGTCACCCTCCCGCCCGAGGCCCCGGTGATGGAGGCGCTCCACCTCATGACCACAAGAAACATCGGCCGGATCCCGATCGTGCAGGACAATCATATTGTCGGGATCGTGACAAGGACGGACATCATAAAAGTGACGGAATTAAAGAAGGTCTGA
- a CDS encoding radical SAM protein, producing MTANPERTAVILDGYVDEPACLGVPPYISPYIRTVAGVLAERGYSPNYFTIDQLRTDPQIFSAMNRAGVLVMIAGVTVPGKYLGGTPATLTEIQQAGHMVRGPKKLLGGPIGFGYAGEGGTRAVKQAIPGFDALLDGDPAVALDRYLAGGEPKGDFDYARTDPWSIAGAEIIRQHPDFPFVMCELETARGCSHGLSGGCSFCTEPFYGAPRYRSVAGVKSEVAALAHNGAVHFRVGRQPDILAYGAGPGEFPAPRPDLIEELFASIRVAAPALKTLHIDNTNPGTIARHEEKSREALAAIIRHHTPGDVAAFGMETADPAVVAANNLKAGPDEVFRAIEIVNEAGGIRNGGIPELLPGLNFVCGLAGETPATYDKNEAFLSRVLAAGLLVRRVNIRQVMPFEGTRAYTENTLGKHDRRFKAFKEFVRQKIDLVMLRRVFPAGTVLRDVRIEVSGEISFGRQPGSYPILAGIPVNIPKGTVIDAVVVDWGMRSLTALPLPLNVNTMPASVLKWMPGVGKKRVAAVIAKRPFKDVAAFVKVAGSSELDQFLVV from the coding sequence ATGACTGCAAACCCTGAACGCACCGCGGTGATCCTCGACGGCTACGTGGACGAGCCCGCGTGCCTGGGCGTCCCGCCGTACATTTCGCCGTACATCCGGACCGTGGCGGGCGTGCTTGCTGAACGCGGGTATTCTCCCAACTATTTTACCATCGACCAGCTGAGAACCGACCCGCAGATCTTTTCCGCGATGAACCGGGCGGGTGTGCTCGTGATGATCGCCGGCGTCACGGTGCCCGGAAAATATCTTGGCGGGACGCCGGCAACCCTTACCGAGATCCAGCAGGCGGGGCACATGGTGCGGGGCCCAAAGAAGCTGCTCGGCGGTCCGATCGGCTTCGGCTATGCCGGGGAAGGCGGGACAAGAGCGGTGAAACAGGCAATCCCCGGTTTTGACGCCCTGCTCGATGGTGACCCGGCGGTTGCGCTCGACCGGTACCTTGCCGGTGGGGAGCCCAAAGGGGATTTCGATTATGCCAGAACCGACCCGTGGAGCATTGCGGGAGCAGAGATCATCAGGCAACACCCGGACTTCCCGTTCGTGATGTGCGAGCTCGAAACCGCCCGGGGCTGTTCCCACGGGCTTTCCGGCGGCTGCTCGTTCTGCACCGAGCCGTTCTACGGGGCGCCGCGCTACCGCTCCGTTGCCGGGGTGAAAAGCGAGGTCGCAGCCCTTGCGCATAACGGCGCCGTGCACTTTCGGGTCGGCCGGCAGCCGGATATCCTTGCGTACGGGGCGGGGCCCGGGGAATTCCCGGCCCCCCGGCCGGACCTCATCGAAGAACTCTTTGCATCGATCCGTGTCGCGGCCCCGGCCTTAAAGACGCTTCACATCGACAACACGAATCCCGGAACAATCGCCCGGCACGAGGAAAAGAGCCGGGAGGCGCTCGCGGCGATCATCCGGCACCACACGCCCGGCGATGTGGCTGCGTTCGGGATGGAGACCGCGGACCCGGCCGTGGTTGCGGCAAACAACCTCAAGGCCGGGCCGGACGAGGTCTTCCGGGCCATTGAGATCGTGAACGAAGCCGGGGGCATAAGGAACGGCGGGATCCCCGAACTGCTGCCCGGCCTCAACTTTGTCTGCGGGCTTGCGGGCGAGACCCCGGCAACGTATGACAAAAACGAGGCGTTTCTCTCCCGGGTTCTCGCGGCCGGCCTCCTGGTCCGGCGGGTCAACATCCGGCAGGTGATGCCCTTTGAGGGAACGCGTGCTTACACTGAAAATACGCTCGGGAAGCACGACCGCCGGTTCAAGGCATTCAAGGAGTTTGTCCGGCAGAAGATCGATCTTGTCATGCTCAGGCGGGTCTTCCCGGCTGGCACCGTGCTCCGCGATGTGCGGATCGAAGTTTCGGGGGAGATCTCTTTCGGGCGCCAGCCCGGTTCATACCCGATCCTTGCCGGGATCCCGGTAAATATCCCGAAAGGGACCGTGATCGATGCGGTCGTGGTGGACTGGGGCATGCGCTCCCTTACCGCCCTCCCCCTTCCGCTCAATGTGAATACGATGCCGGCCTCTGTCCTCAAATGGATGCCGGGCGTGGGAAAGAAGCGGGTAGCGGCCGTTATCGCAAAGCGGCCGTTTAAGGATGTGGCGGCGTTTGTGAAGGTGGCGGGGAGCTCGGAGCTGGACCAATTTTTGGTGGTGTGA
- a CDS encoding 6-hydroxymethylpterin diphosphokinase MptE-like protein codes for MEFAAWEPHYVEILAYFGFSREDDEKAAELLATLVPRDDCAALASLIKGRDVVVCGNAPCLAQELGRIQKGCVVLAADAAADVLYTHGIRPDAVFTDLDGATDLLLEMNAKGTIVVAHAHGDNIPLLNHWARRFTGPVVATTQSRPLEHVYNFGGFSDGDRAVFAADALGARSIAFAGFDLDDKDVDPVKRGKLAWAKKLLALIGHDCKP; via the coding sequence ATGGAATTTGCCGCATGGGAGCCGCACTATGTCGAGATCCTCGCGTACTTCGGGTTCTCCCGCGAAGACGACGAGAAGGCGGCAGAGCTGCTTGCCACGCTTGTTCCCCGCGACGACTGCGCAGCGCTTGCCTCCCTCATTAAGGGCCGCGATGTCGTGGTCTGCGGGAATGCGCCGTGTCTCGCACAAGAACTGGGCCGGATACAAAAAGGGTGCGTTGTCCTTGCGGCCGATGCAGCAGCGGATGTTTTGTACACGCACGGGATCCGGCCCGATGCGGTCTTTACCGATCTCGACGGGGCAACGGACCTTCTTTTGGAGATGAATGCGAAAGGGACGATCGTGGTCGCCCATGCGCACGGCGACAATATCCCGCTCCTGAATCACTGGGCCCGGCGCTTCACCGGCCCGGTGGTCGCGACCACACAGAGCAGGCCGCTTGAACACGTCTATAACTTTGGCGGTTTCTCGGACGGGGACCGGGCAGTCTTTGCCGCGGACGCTCTCGGGGCACGATCGATCGCGTTTGCCGGGTTCGATCTCGATGATAAGGATGTCGACCCGGTAAAACGGGGAAAGTTAGCGTGGGCGAAAAAACTCCTTGCCCTGATCGGCCATGACTGCAAACCCTGA